The following are encoded together in the Rickettsiales bacterium genome:
- the tenA gene encoding thiaminase II, whose amino-acid sequence MKLSTRAWNKSSSIYQAIINHPFNQELMQGILAKDKFACYIEQDILYLQDFARCHAIMASKVSLEYVRAFLKYSDYTFVAEQEVVHQFFKKAFGFKETGLVTSATLSYTSYMLRSCLNDSLEVGMATLLPCFWIYREVGNYIEKHADKSNPYYRWIETYASEGFSNTVDEAIGIFDMLADNTTENMRQRMLDAFYKSACLEWHFWNDAYKIQSFDDVKC is encoded by the coding sequence ATGAAGTTATCTACTAGAGCTTGGAATAAATCTTCTTCTATTTATCAGGCAATAATAAACCATCCATTTAATCAAGAGCTTATGCAAGGAATTTTGGCTAAAGATAAATTTGCTTGTTATATAGAGCAAGACATTTTATATCTTCAAGATTTCGCTCGATGCCATGCAATAATGGCTAGTAAAGTCTCTCTTGAATATGTAAGAGCTTTTCTAAAGTATTCAGATTATACCTTTGTTGCAGAGCAAGAAGTGGTACATCAGTTTTTTAAAAAGGCTTTTGGTTTTAAAGAAACAGGTTTAGTCACTTCTGCCACTCTTAGCTACACAAGTTACATGTTGAGATCTTGCTTGAATGATTCTCTTGAAGTTGGGATGGCTACACTTTTACCATGTTTTTGGATTTATAGAGAAGTTGGTAATTATATTGAGAAACATGCGGATAAAAGCAATCCATATTATCGTTGGATTGAAACTTATGCTAGCGAAGGTTTCAGTAATACTGTGGATGAAGCAATTGGAATCTTTGATATGTTAGCTGATAACACCACTGAAAATATGAGGCAGAGAATGCTAGACGCATTTTATAAAAGCGCTTGTTTAGAATGGCATTTCTGGAATGATGCATATAAAATACAATCATTTGATGATGTAAAATGTTAA
- the dnaX gene encoding DNA polymerase III subunit gamma/tau has translation MSKNYLVLARKYRPSSFIDLKGQEFLVTTIVNSIKLDRIAHTFLLTGIRGGGKTTTARIIAKTLNCTSPTIDEKLVTPCGECDNCQAAISATHPDIIELDAASRTGVNDVREIIENTSYLPLLGKYKIYIIDEVHMLSNSAFNALLKTLEEPPEHVKFIFATTELRKVPITILSRCQKFELKRLTSEQLVDHLKDIINKEKILADDDALHLIALHAEGSVRDSLSLLDLIISNANNNKITKEQVKDLLGYSNNSRVIDLLSATISGEAQKTTELIKGSYYEGKDLVYIFQQMMELVHNITKLKLNIDIPSFEYSEEEITNLESLANNISIASLTILWQMLLKGLQEIQASHNQLIASEMLLIRLCYLSEIPTPEDLINSIESSEPIKAPIKTKESISRPKLAINDFEELVQLFHQNREMLLYQYLLNDVHLIDFEPLKVTIRHTNSVPPNFAKKVASFLQEWTGDKWNIILSTDNGTPTLSSQAEDAKAKERDKFLENDMVKEVLKNFSNAQIKNITKN, from the coding sequence ATGAGTAAAAATTATTTAGTTTTAGCACGCAAATACCGTCCATCAAGTTTTATTGATCTTAAGGGACAAGAATTTCTAGTAACAACAATTGTTAATTCCATTAAGCTTGATAGAATTGCTCATACTTTCCTGCTCACCGGAATTAGAGGTGGAGGAAAAACTACAACTGCAAGAATCATAGCTAAAACCTTAAACTGCACTTCTCCTACTATTGATGAAAAACTAGTAACTCCTTGTGGAGAATGTGATAATTGCCAAGCTGCTATATCTGCAACCCATCCAGATATTATTGAGCTGGATGCTGCTAGCCGTACTGGAGTTAATGATGTCCGTGAAATTATAGAAAACACCAGTTACTTACCGCTTCTTGGAAAATATAAAATATATATAATCGATGAAGTACATATGCTCTCTAATAGCGCCTTCAATGCATTATTAAAAACATTAGAAGAGCCCCCTGAACATGTAAAATTTATTTTTGCTACTACCGAACTTCGCAAGGTACCAATCACTATTTTATCTAGATGTCAGAAATTTGAACTTAAGAGGTTAACTTCAGAACAATTGGTAGATCATCTTAAAGACATTATAAATAAAGAAAAGATTTTAGCTGATGATGATGCCCTGCATTTAATTGCTCTTCATGCCGAAGGTTCTGTGAGAGATAGTCTATCATTATTAGACTTAATAATTTCTAATGCCAATAACAATAAAATCACAAAAGAACAAGTTAAAGATCTACTTGGTTATAGCAATAATTCTAGGGTTATTGACTTATTATCTGCAACAATCTCTGGAGAAGCTCAAAAAACTACAGAATTAATTAAAGGCTCCTATTATGAAGGCAAAGATCTGGTTTATATATTCCAGCAAATGATGGAGTTAGTTCATAATATTACAAAACTAAAATTAAATATAGATATTCCAAGCTTCGAATATAGCGAAGAAGAAATAACAAATTTAGAATCTTTAGCCAATAATATTAGCATAGCTTCTTTAACAATTTTATGGCAAATGCTATTAAAAGGACTACAAGAAATACAAGCCTCGCATAATCAACTAATTGCTAGTGAAATGTTACTAATTCGTTTATGTTATTTAAGTGAAATCCCTACTCCAGAAGATTTAATTAATAGTATAGAAAGCTCTGAACCTATTAAAGCTCCTATAAAAACTAAAGAATCTATTTCTCGCCCTAAATTAGCAATTAATGACTTTGAAGAATTAGTTCAATTATTTCATCAAAATCGAGAAATGCTTCTCTATCAATATTTGCTTAATGATGTACATCTAATAGATTTCGAGCCCTTAAAAGTGACAATTCGTCACACCAATTCTGTACCACCTAACTTTGCTAAGAAAGTTGCCTCTTTTTTACAAGAATGGACTGGAGATAAATGGAATATTATTCTATCAACAGATAACGGTACCCCCACCTTATCTTCACAAGCTGAAGATGCCAAAGCTAAAGAAAGAGATAAATTCTTAGAAAATGATATGGTGAAAGAAGTTTTAAAAAACTTTTCTAACGCTCAAATTAAAAACATAACAAAGAACTAA
- a CDS encoding MFS transporter — MHNQANIIKICLYGLINGMGLLLSGNTLNFWLASFEVDIKIIGFFSFIALPHAFKYFIAIFIDKISLSNPKFGSYQSWIILSQITLIIMLLIMSLLDPTKNLILVAITGFVISLAAVIQYIILNGNRIQILKESEQGAGSAIYNIGYRLGMFLTGAGVIFISSHISWHNIYLGLAFVYSILALMIYRYYTAPESLEQNAWFKPEKSLLNNIFIGPIKQFSGFKNFTWIVLFVLLYQLSDTMLMTMLNPFLLHKNYNAEEIASASKLCGLFMVIIGGLIGGFIIDKIGIRRSLLSFGIFHVLGYAMFIIFASIEKNIAALYFITWYVALTGGMTTTAYISFISGLSRGQHVTTLYALLSSIIGLSWIIFPAISGVIASYSGWYNFFIILTVIGFFTLSFTYFIPDRIYQIYKTP, encoded by the coding sequence ATGCATAACCAGGCTAATATTATAAAAATTTGTCTATACGGCTTGATCAATGGAATGGGGTTATTACTTAGTGGCAATACTTTAAACTTCTGGCTAGCCAGCTTTGAAGTTGACATCAAAATTATTGGTTTTTTCTCTTTTATTGCCTTACCGCATGCATTTAAGTATTTTATAGCTATCTTTATAGATAAAATATCTCTTTCAAACCCTAAATTTGGATCATATCAAAGCTGGATCATTCTTAGTCAAATCACTTTAATTATAATGCTGCTTATAATGAGTTTATTGGATCCTACAAAAAATTTAATTCTTGTTGCTATAACTGGATTTGTTATATCATTAGCGGCGGTTATCCAATACATAATATTAAATGGAAATAGAATCCAAATTCTAAAAGAGTCTGAACAAGGTGCTGGTAGTGCCATATATAATATTGGCTATCGCTTGGGGATGTTTTTAACTGGCGCTGGAGTTATCTTTATTTCAAGCCATATATCCTGGCATAATATTTATCTTGGACTCGCTTTTGTATATTCTATATTAGCTCTTATGATCTATCGTTACTATACAGCACCAGAATCCTTAGAACAAAATGCTTGGTTTAAACCAGAAAAAAGTCTGTTAAATAATATATTTATAGGGCCAATAAAACAGTTTTCTGGATTTAAGAATTTCACTTGGATAGTTTTATTTGTTCTATTATATCAATTGTCTGACACCATGTTAATGACTATGCTTAACCCATTCTTACTCCATAAAAATTATAATGCAGAAGAAATAGCTAGCGCTTCTAAATTATGCGGTCTTTTTATGGTTATCATTGGTGGTCTCATTGGTGGTTTTATTATAGATAAAATTGGCATTAGAAGAAGCTTGCTCAGCTTTGGAATTTTTCATGTTCTTGGATATGCTATGTTTATTATATTTGCCTCTATAGAAAAGAATATAGCTGCTTTATATTTTATAACTTGGTATGTAGCACTAACTGGAGGAATGACTACAACCGCTTACATCTCATTCATCAGTGGATTATCTCGCGGTCAACATGTTACAACTTTATACGCATTATTAAGCTCCATTATTGGTCTATCATGGATCATATTTCCTGCTATATCTGGTGTTATTGCATCCTATTCTGGTTGGTATAATTTCTTTATTATCCTGACCGTTATTGGATTCTTTACATTATCTTTTACATATTTCATACCAGATAGAATTTATCAAATCTATAAAACCCCCTAG
- a CDS encoding MFS transporter, which translates to MYKSLAIYLQIRLLRVCLFGFINGMNFLLSGNTLNFWLADFEIDNKTIGLFSLITLPYALKYFIAIFIDKHQIPILHKIGPYKAWLIFSQISLIISLTTMGFLNPSHDLGMIAIAGFFISLFSVIQNVIFHGNRIQALETFEQGPGAAIYSVGHRFGMFLTGAGVIFASAYISWFHIYIALAVFYSVFLILIYHSYKEQNITTHNSWFNKEKTLFHNIFINPIKHFLGYKNFIWIILFIMLYQLPESMFIIMLNPFLLQSGYSAEEIASIAKIFGITMAIIGGIVSGPLLHRFDIKSCLLNFGLLHIFGHALFIFLASFDKNILALGFIIGYMSFTGGMATTAYIAFISGLSRGKYVTTLYALLASAIGMSRVIFPAFSGIIVDSQGWINFFIIITILGFLSLVFTWLVPYRIYQKHRNTDN; encoded by the coding sequence ATGTATAAATCCTTAGCAATATATCTTCAAATCCGGCTATTACGAGTATGTTTATTTGGTTTTATAAACGGAATGAATTTTCTTCTTAGTGGAAATACTTTAAATTTCTGGCTAGCTGACTTTGAAATTGACAATAAAACAATAGGATTATTTTCACTAATTACTTTACCTTATGCTCTAAAATATTTTATTGCTATCTTTATTGACAAACATCAAATACCTATATTACATAAAATAGGCCCATATAAAGCTTGGCTCATCTTTAGCCAAATCTCATTAATTATTTCGTTAACAACTATGGGATTCTTAAACCCCTCTCATGACCTAGGGATGATAGCTATTGCAGGATTTTTTATATCTTTGTTCTCGGTTATTCAAAATGTCATTTTTCATGGAAATCGTATTCAAGCTCTAGAAACTTTTGAGCAAGGACCAGGAGCTGCCATTTATAGTGTTGGCCATCGCTTCGGTATGTTTTTAACTGGCGCTGGAGTAATCTTTGCCTCAGCTTATATCAGCTGGTTTCATATATATATAGCATTAGCCGTTTTTTATAGCGTATTCCTCATTCTAATTTACCATAGTTACAAAGAACAAAATATAACAACACATAATTCATGGTTTAATAAAGAGAAAACTTTATTCCATAATATTTTTATTAATCCTATTAAGCATTTCTTAGGTTATAAGAACTTTATTTGGATTATATTATTTATCATGTTATATCAACTTCCTGAAAGTATGTTTATTATTATGCTTAACCCATTCCTCCTTCAAAGTGGATATAGCGCAGAAGAAATAGCTAGCATTGCCAAAATCTTTGGCATTACAATGGCGATTATAGGTGGAATTGTAAGTGGCCCACTTCTCCATAGATTTGATATTAAAAGCTGCCTGTTAAACTTTGGACTTCTTCATATATTTGGTCATGCGCTATTTATTTTCCTAGCATCTTTTGATAAAAACATATTAGCCTTAGGCTTTATAATTGGATATATGTCTTTCACCGGAGGAATGGCCACAACAGCTTATATAGCGTTTATAAGTGGATTATCTCGCGGAAAATATGTTACCACTTTATATGCATTACTTGCTTCTGCCATTGGAATGTCTAGAGTGATATTCCCCGCCTTCTCTGGTATCATCGTTGATTCTCAAGGATGGATAAACTTTTTTATTATAATCACTATACTCGGATTCTTAAGCTTAGTCTTCACCTGGTTAGTACCCTATAGAATTTATCAAAAACACAGAAATACTGATAATTAA
- a CDS encoding N-acetylmuramoyl-L-alanine amidase produces MLPKSLEYRSPNFNERPENTKIDTIVIHYTEKEDDVTWHLEALELKVSAHYLINREGKVFSVVPDHLRAFHAGKSFWRGREKVNDFSIGIELDNNGKENFSDALMDSLISLCKELIYKHPIDPFNIIGHSDVAPGRKSDPGRLFDWDLLAKNGIGVMPKNLVPTTVIPNIEAIQMMFSEYGYKIEVNGVLDQSTLDVMKAFNEHFNQRCLENWDIKSQMMLESLLIS; encoded by the coding sequence ATGCTGCCAAAAAGCCTTGAATACAGATCGCCTAATTTTAACGAGCGTCCTGAAAATACAAAGATTGATACCATAGTTATTCATTACACTGAAAAGGAAGATGATGTTACTTGGCACTTAGAGGCGTTAGAGCTAAAGGTTAGTGCACATTATTTAATCAACAGAGAAGGAAAAGTTTTTTCAGTGGTTCCAGATCATTTAAGAGCTTTTCATGCTGGAAAAAGCTTTTGGAGAGGAAGAGAAAAAGTAAATGATTTTTCTATAGGTATAGAGCTTGATAACAATGGAAAAGAAAATTTTTCTGACGCTTTGATGGATTCACTAATATCTTTATGTAAAGAATTAATTTACAAACATCCTATTGATCCATTTAATATTATTGGTCATTCAGATGTGGCGCCAGGAAGAAAATCTGACCCTGGTAGATTGTTTGATTGGGACTTGCTTGCTAAGAATGGGATAGGGGTGATGCCTAAAAACCTTGTTCCAACTACTGTTATACCTAATATAGAAGCTATTCAGATGATGTTTAGTGAGTATGGTTATAAAATAGAGGTTAACGGGGTTTTAGATCAGAGCACCTTGGATGTTATGAAGGCTTTTAATGAGCATTTTAACCAAAGATGCTTAGAAAATTGGGATATTAAATCGCAGATGATGTTAGAGAGTTTGCTCATTTCTTAG
- a CDS encoding acyl carrier protein → MSDIEDKVKKIVASHLGAEEDKITLESSFVDDLGADSLDQVELVMAFEEEFNIEIPDEAAEKIAKVSDAVNFVKDNQ, encoded by the coding sequence ATGAGCGACATAGAAGACAAAGTAAAAAAAATAGTTGCATCGCATTTAGGTGCAGAAGAAGATAAAATAACTCTAGAATCGAGTTTCGTTGATGATTTAGGCGCAGACAGTTTAGATCAAGTTGAGCTGGTTATGGCTTTTGAAGAAGAATTTAACATTGAAATCCCTGATGAAGCTGCAGAAAAAATTGCTAAGGTTTCAGATGCAGTAAATTTTGTAAAAGATAATCAATAA
- a CDS encoding EamA family transporter, translating to MKKIDILLSVMVAVVWGSYFSASKIALNSFPHMLFVGLRFLILFLITSTYLFKDILPIKEVFYFSLIALFNMFAINKAIDLCSDLSPIILINELSVPVAVLLGVVFLKEKFYFKDIIGMVIAFIGLSIVINTRSEDKVQEAGMFFAIIASLSFALYNLYLKKLSKYNLVSIISLSSLFIFPVFIALSFFQEEWPSLDDIKLESVLSLIYVVVVISFLSMLSWMYLLRTYSMSKVVPFNLLTPVFGCIINTMVLNERIGMSTILGGVVIITGLVIIEFKKDYAAKKP from the coding sequence ATGAAAAAGATTGATATTTTGCTATCTGTTATGGTGGCAGTGGTTTGGGGAAGCTATTTTAGTGCAAGCAAAATAGCTCTTAATTCATTTCCACATATGCTTTTTGTGGGTCTGCGCTTTCTTATATTATTCCTTATAACTTCTACTTATCTTTTTAAAGATATACTGCCTATAAAGGAGGTGTTCTATTTTAGCTTAATAGCTTTGTTTAATATGTTTGCTATAAATAAAGCTATAGATTTATGTTCAGATCTTTCTCCTATTATTTTGATTAATGAGCTATCAGTTCCTGTTGCAGTATTATTAGGGGTTGTTTTTCTGAAAGAAAAATTTTATTTTAAAGATATTATAGGGATGGTTATAGCTTTTATTGGTTTAAGCATAGTTATTAATACTCGTTCAGAGGATAAAGTGCAGGAAGCAGGGATGTTTTTTGCTATTATTGCATCACTGTCATTTGCTCTTTATAATTTATATTTAAAGAAATTATCTAAATATAATCTTGTTTCTATCATTTCACTTTCAAGTTTATTTATTTTTCCGGTATTTATAGCATTATCTTTTTTTCAAGAAGAGTGGCCCTCCTTAGATGATATTAAATTAGAGTCAGTATTATCCTTAATATATGTGGTTGTTGTTATCAGTTTTTTATCAATGCTGTCTTGGATGTATTTATTAAGAACATATTCTATGAGTAAAGTTGTGCCATTCAACTTGTTAACCCCCGTATTTGGGTGTATTATTAATACAATGGTTTTAAATGAGAGAATAGGAATGAGCACTATATTGGGAGGCGTTGTAATTATAACTGGGCTTGTAATAATAGAGTTTAAAAAGGATTATGCTGCCAAAAAGCCTTGA